Proteins encoded within one genomic window of Cytophagales bacterium:
- a CDS encoding slipin family protein, producing the protein MIRVRINVGKVGLVFRRGDYHRVITEGVHWVALFDQVVIYDRSMPFQPKADGKANYELNILLRDAQLKQELAVAEVRDNEITLMYEDGLFTKVLPPGQYAYWKGVKEYSFQHVDLSKIDITEPIDVSILNRYELTPYVRRFVVEPYERGVLYVDGRFEKMLAGGIYYFWKNAQKVNVDTVDMRQTQAEVLGQEILTKDKAAIRVNFLGNYQVEDVEKALVENKNFTLQLYTAMQIALREFAGTFTLDELLGKKEQLGVFVRDAIKDKAADLGVKIIDCGVKDIVLPGDMKEIMNQVLMAEKQAQANVIMRREETASTRSLLNTAKLMEENEMLFKLKEMEYVEKIAEKVGEITVAGNGQMIDQLREIFINR; encoded by the coding sequence ATGATAAGAGTCAGAATCAATGTCGGAAAAGTGGGTCTCGTCTTCAGAAGAGGAGATTACCATCGCGTGATCACTGAAGGGGTACATTGGGTGGCTCTCTTCGATCAAGTAGTGATTTACGATCGTAGCATGCCCTTCCAGCCTAAAGCGGATGGAAAAGCCAATTACGAACTGAACATTCTATTGCGAGATGCGCAATTGAAGCAGGAATTGGCAGTAGCTGAGGTGCGAGATAACGAAATCACACTCATGTACGAAGATGGTCTATTCACCAAAGTATTACCTCCAGGTCAGTATGCTTACTGGAAAGGTGTCAAGGAATACTCATTCCAGCACGTCGATTTGAGCAAAATTGACATCACCGAACCAATTGACGTGAGCATTCTCAACAGGTATGAATTAACTCCATACGTCCGAAGATTTGTCGTGGAGCCTTACGAGCGTGGGGTCTTGTACGTGGATGGACGTTTCGAGAAAATGCTTGCAGGGGGTATTTACTACTTCTGGAAGAATGCACAAAAGGTCAATGTAGATACGGTGGACATGAGACAAACCCAGGCTGAGGTACTGGGGCAGGAGATCCTTACCAAGGATAAAGCGGCTATCCGTGTCAACTTCCTGGGAAACTACCAGGTGGAAGATGTGGAAAAAGCCCTGGTGGAGAACAAAAACTTCACCCTTCAGCTGTACACTGCTATGCAAATTGCACTACGTGAATTTGCTGGCACCTTCACCCTGGACGAGTTGCTGGGGAAAAAGGAACAGCTGGGTGTGTTTGTTCGAGATGCCATCAAGGACAAGGCAGCTGACCTTGGTGTGAAGATCATCGATTGCGGTGTGAAGGACATTGTGCTACCCGGAGACATGAAAGAGATCATGAACCAGGTGCTGATGGCCGAGAAACAAGCGCAAGCTAACGTCATCATGAGGCGTGAAGAAACAGCTTCTACCAGAAGCTTGCTCAACACCGCCAAATTGATGGAGGAGAACGAGATGTTGTTCAAACTGAAAGAGATGGAGTATGTTGAGAAAATCGCAGAGAAAGTCGGTGAGATCACCGTTGCTGGAAACGGCCAGATGATCGACCAGCTTAGGGAGATTTTCATCAACAGGTAG
- a CDS encoding RtcB family protein translates to MSANKITGKQLRNIGFPEGRIIAVAMSVMGEYYKGKSKVFKMSLLRKVVESPAMYIKHETLGPIAKGLLIRVEGQKEQQMRSKRTPYAIYGMEGIEPGAINQMEIAMKLPVAEAGALMPDAHQGYGLPIGGVLATKNAVIPYGVGVDIGCRMCMTLYDIPAVFERTHTDRMKKMLIDNARFGNASFDRPMDHEVLHRSLFGEINILKGLKDRAHKQIGSSGGGNHFVEFGVAEIMDENNEWDLPVGKYLSVLTHSGSRGLGANIARHYTKLAMDTCTLPSEAKHLAWLNLDQENGQEYWAAMNLAGDYASACHHHIHERMAKSLGDRPLAMIENHHNFAWKEQDEAGNELIVHRKGATPAGKGVLGIIPGSMTSPGFIVRGKGEMAAINSASHGAGRVMSRRKAKETLSKMEVDQHLKAAGIELIGSGLDEAPMVYKNIHEVMARQESLVEVVGSFTPKVVRMCGDQRFGEVD, encoded by the coding sequence ATGTCAGCGAACAAAATTACCGGCAAGCAATTGCGCAACATCGGATTCCCGGAAGGGCGGATCATCGCGGTGGCCATGTCTGTGATGGGTGAATATTACAAAGGGAAAAGCAAGGTATTCAAGATGTCTTTGCTCAGGAAAGTAGTAGAATCACCGGCCATGTACATCAAGCATGAAACGTTAGGGCCGATTGCAAAAGGCCTTTTGATCCGAGTGGAAGGCCAAAAAGAGCAACAAATGCGCAGCAAGAGGACCCCCTATGCGATATACGGAATGGAGGGTATTGAGCCTGGTGCCATCAATCAAATGGAAATTGCCATGAAATTGCCGGTAGCCGAAGCAGGTGCCTTGATGCCGGATGCACACCAGGGTTATGGCTTACCAATTGGTGGCGTATTGGCCACAAAAAATGCCGTGATCCCTTATGGAGTGGGTGTCGATATTGGCTGCAGAATGTGCATGACACTTTACGATATCCCAGCCGTTTTCGAAAGGACGCATACGGATCGCATGAAAAAGATGCTAATCGATAATGCGCGATTTGGCAATGCTTCATTCGACCGACCGATGGACCATGAGGTACTGCATCGATCACTTTTCGGTGAGATCAACATCCTGAAAGGACTGAAAGATCGTGCACATAAGCAGATTGGCTCTTCAGGAGGTGGCAACCACTTCGTAGAATTCGGGGTGGCCGAGATTATGGATGAAAACAATGAGTGGGACCTTCCTGTCGGCAAGTACTTATCTGTGTTAACCCATTCTGGCTCACGAGGACTAGGTGCCAATATTGCTCGTCACTACACCAAGTTGGCGATGGATACCTGCACACTACCTTCCGAAGCCAAGCACCTGGCTTGGCTGAATCTGGATCAGGAAAACGGACAAGAATACTGGGCCGCCATGAATTTGGCCGGGGATTATGCTTCGGCATGTCATCACCACATCCATGAGCGGATGGCCAAATCCCTGGGAGATCGACCGCTGGCAATGATCGAAAACCACCACAACTTCGCCTGGAAAGAACAGGACGAAGCGGGTAATGAGCTCATTGTACACCGAAAGGGGGCTACTCCTGCAGGAAAAGGCGTACTTGGCATCATTCCCGGATCAATGACCTCACCGGGGTTCATTGTGCGAGGAAAAGGAGAAATGGCAGCCATCAATTCTGCTTCACACGGAGCAGGACGGGTCATGTCTCGACGAAAGGCCAAGGAAACTTTGTCTAAAATGGAAGTGGATCAACACTTAAAAGCAGCCGGGATCGAATTGATCGGCTCTGGTTTGGATGAAGCACCGATGGTGTACAAAAACATCCATGAAGTGATGGCCCGGCAAGAAAGCCTGGTTGAAGTAGTTGGCTCTTTCACACCGAAAGTCGTACGTATGTGTGGCGACCAGAGGTTCGGAGAAGTAGATTAA
- a CDS encoding PqqD family protein produces the protein MLETNKVVRNEQIIFSSIAEEVIIMDTETNYYISLDEIASVIWESISKPIAVQELCQSLCSQYDVDYDVCLKDVTKFLSESTEKGWVIVS, from the coding sequence GTGCTTGAAACCAACAAGGTCGTTCGGAATGAACAAATAATCTTCTCTTCGATAGCGGAAGAGGTCATCATCATGGATACGGAAACTAACTATTACATCAGCCTTGATGAAATCGCTAGTGTGATTTGGGAATCTATCTCCAAACCAATCGCTGTGCAAGAATTGTGTCAATCACTTTGCTCTCAATATGATGTTGATTATGATGTTTGCTTAAAAGATGTAACGAAATTTCTTTCTGAATCTACTGAAAAGGGTTGGGTCATTGTTTCTTGA
- a CDS encoding PQQ-dependent sugar dehydrogenase has translation MRYNSTKSIGIYFLSAFVLLLLLGWKSQTLSLFGQTERRGPFLDGKFPRFAPVPWKFQQIGFIPVDNDFFTRVERIPRTSRFVGLTKNGKVLSFEESPMGSDVKELLDLSSQLSIQHEAGLMGITFHPEFNDISSSHYRELFLYYTYVYTEELPIYDRLSRFKMSDNLENILLDSEEILIQQIDRDHNHNAGDLFFDNDGYLYLAVGDEGKWDNFYGNAQKTNEGLFSGLLRIDPDMDASRSHAIRRFPIKDHIPEGFPDNINENYLIPNDNPWVDASANNLEEFYAIGLRNPWATYYDSSTDEIWVADVGDGRVEEINLIEKGANGQWAYQEGLLSNPLHAKPAEITGIETPPIFTYDHEQGNAVIGGLVYYGEKYPELGGNYLFADWESGNVWALERTTEVQVTLLNRGPQRIIDFFVTTDGSICVILMSGQILELQKNEITEIIPSRLTELDVFEDLAALTAANGIFPYEINSPLWSDGAIKRRWIALPQNRTIAFQDEDPWNFPKGTVFIKHFEQAIHMDSTKNLETRFFVIDDERQGYGLTYRWNEDDSDAFLIGIDEEVSDTLMVQDVLGEQEWVWNYPTRSQCMRCHNPSADFVLGVKTGQLNREVMHEGEAWNQLELWQASGLFDQDLAADTLLKMYAINDASASLEDRVRSYLDANCSHCHDGRPGVTQFDARFTTPLTDAQIIDGEVFSSNSIDGNKIIAPGNERRSEMLIRDESLSDNQMPPIAREVLDTTYLNTLKDWINELSVLSNHPSLVENIVTVYPNPITTESFIMQSRAAINSMALVDLNGRTIPVSFTQEYAENRMRVFLKDETMEGIFLLIVDTAEGQETKRLMVSR, from the coding sequence ATGAGATACAATTCAACAAAGTCAATCGGCATTTATTTTCTTTCAGCTTTTGTTTTGCTATTACTGCTGGGTTGGAAATCCCAAACCCTTTCTTTGTTTGGCCAGACCGAAAGAAGAGGCCCATTCCTCGATGGGAAATTTCCTCGTTTCGCACCTGTTCCCTGGAAATTCCAACAAATCGGATTCATTCCGGTGGATAATGATTTTTTTACTCGAGTAGAAAGAATTCCCAGGACTTCCCGCTTCGTAGGTCTTACCAAAAATGGGAAGGTGCTATCCTTTGAAGAAAGTCCTATGGGTTCGGATGTCAAGGAGCTACTTGACCTTAGTTCGCAACTTTCTATCCAACATGAGGCCGGCTTGATGGGCATCACTTTTCACCCGGAGTTTAACGACATTTCAAGCTCCCATTACCGCGAACTCTTTCTTTATTACACCTACGTATACACCGAAGAATTGCCCATCTATGATCGATTGTCTCGTTTCAAAATGAGTGACAATCTGGAGAACATTCTTCTGGATTCAGAGGAGATCCTCATCCAGCAAATAGACAGAGATCATAACCACAATGCCGGAGACCTGTTTTTTGACAATGACGGCTATTTGTACCTGGCTGTAGGGGACGAAGGCAAATGGGATAACTTTTACGGCAATGCCCAAAAAACCAATGAAGGCCTATTCTCCGGTTTGTTGCGGATCGATCCGGATATGGATGCTTCCCGGTCCCACGCCATCAGACGATTCCCGATCAAAGATCATATTCCTGAAGGTTTCCCGGATAACATCAACGAAAACTACCTGATCCCAAATGACAATCCATGGGTTGATGCATCTGCGAATAATTTGGAAGAATTTTATGCCATTGGACTGAGAAATCCCTGGGCTACGTATTATGATTCTTCTACGGATGAGATCTGGGTAGCAGATGTCGGAGATGGAAGGGTGGAAGAGATCAATCTCATCGAAAAAGGGGCCAATGGCCAATGGGCTTATCAGGAAGGCCTGCTGTCAAATCCACTTCACGCAAAACCTGCTGAAATCACCGGAATTGAAACACCTCCCATATTTACTTATGATCATGAACAGGGAAATGCGGTAATTGGCGGTCTGGTTTACTATGGTGAAAAGTATCCCGAACTGGGTGGCAACTATCTGTTTGCCGATTGGGAAAGTGGCAATGTCTGGGCCCTTGAAAGAACTACGGAAGTACAAGTCACACTACTCAACCGAGGACCTCAGCGGATCATTGACTTTTTCGTCACAACTGATGGCTCTATTTGTGTCATCCTGATGAGTGGACAGATCCTAGAGTTACAAAAAAATGAAATCACTGAAATCATTCCATCAAGACTTACCGAGCTTGACGTATTTGAGGACTTAGCTGCATTGACTGCTGCCAATGGTATATTCCCCTATGAAATCAATTCGCCATTGTGGTCAGATGGAGCTATAAAACGCCGGTGGATCGCTTTACCACAAAACAGAACCATTGCTTTTCAAGATGAAGATCCCTGGAATTTCCCAAAGGGCACGGTTTTCATCAAGCACTTCGAACAAGCCATCCACATGGATTCTACCAAAAACCTGGAAACACGCTTTTTTGTCATTGATGACGAAAGGCAGGGATATGGACTTACCTATCGCTGGAATGAAGACGATTCAGATGCTTTTTTGATTGGGATCGATGAAGAGGTCTCAGATACCTTGATGGTGCAAGATGTCCTCGGAGAACAGGAATGGGTCTGGAACTATCCCACAAGATCCCAATGTATGCGTTGCCACAACCCTTCTGCGGATTTTGTATTGGGGGTAAAAACCGGTCAATTGAACCGAGAAGTGATGCATGAAGGAGAGGCCTGGAATCAACTGGAACTCTGGCAAGCTTCAGGCTTATTTGATCAGGACCTTGCGGCCGATACATTATTAAAAATGTACGCCATCAACGATGCATCCGCATCACTGGAAGATCGAGTACGTTCCTATCTGGATGCAAATTGCAGTCACTGCCACGATGGGCGCCCGGGTGTCACGCAATTTGATGCTCGTTTTACGACTCCCTTAACGGATGCCCAGATCATCGATGGTGAAGTATTCAGCTCCAATTCGATAGACGGCAATAAGATCATTGCACCTGGAAATGAAAGACGATCCGAAATGCTCATTCGAGACGAAAGCCTGAGCGACAATCAAATGCCGCCGATCGCTCGCGAAGTATTAGATACTACTTATTTGAATACGCTAAAAGATTGGATCAATGAACTGAGTGTGTTGTCCAATCATCCTTCACTAGTCGAAAATATCGTCACGGTATATCCCAACCCCATTACTACAGAATCTTTTATCATGCAGTCCAGGGCTGCGATCAATTCCATGGCTTTGGTGGACCTCAATGGCAGGACCATTCCTGTCAGTTTTACTCAGGAATACGCCGAAAACAGAATGCGGGTCTTCCTCAAAGATGAAACCATGGAAGGCATTTTCCTCTTGATCGTCGATACCGCCGAAGGTCAGGAAACGAAAAGGCTGATGGTGTCCAGGTAA
- a CDS encoding asparagine synthase-related protein translates to MSAIYGHVNWDRKPISPEIKSSFQKHLKHRGEDAHQIHEDEGLILGFLLNKTFRNDQLCRQPLRYQNHIIVGDIRLDNRSELAGKLGINREELMLMQDALLIAKAFMKWDLSCAQHLIGDFSCVIWDQHRRRLYAIRDQTGMKALFYYQTQDSFIFASEIKAIVEHPDVEKLFNEERMIYHLLGINTEEDVVAETFFKNVYQLFGGHYLLKDHKSTSTSKYWKLDRQKEIRYKHFEEYAEHFQTILGEAIACRMATDFDVGIALSGGLDSSSVAVIAAQQLAKEQKLLYATSSVMPTEGDFLEDDERPYIEAVLDQEENILIDYVFNKEQYEAYPEYEQAIGKAYTPSYWAYYIDEAFYRSLKSQNSNVRLMLTGVLGDAVVSYSGNGLEAHLLRTGAWAELFRYYANLKNHSVIKHFMHKAIIPQVPLSIRRKIRPKNYNVKRPDTVHPSWLQHTKYRVKTHDYYYSDPSVNIHANIAEIINNQFWPTVFPDMETRSSYHNITYVNPLIDIRVMEFMMALPVSQLAPYGVKRGFIRYAMEGLLPEKIQWRHSKGIFAPDFSRRLVKNKALIKSKLESCQNELTNRFIDYEVLINSLNQMELVRDLYQQNRVEKNNDYSVTLGFSAAMFMKHFFD, encoded by the coding sequence ATGAGTGCGATTTACGGACACGTGAACTGGGATAGGAAACCTATCTCACCAGAAATAAAATCCTCTTTCCAAAAGCATCTAAAACACCGCGGCGAAGATGCCCATCAAATACACGAAGATGAGGGATTGATATTGGGTTTCCTCCTGAATAAGACCTTTAGGAATGATCAGCTTTGTCGGCAACCCCTACGGTATCAAAATCATATAATAGTGGGTGATATCAGACTGGATAACAGATCAGAGTTGGCCGGAAAGCTTGGTATTAATCGGGAAGAATTGATGCTGATGCAAGATGCGCTTCTCATCGCTAAAGCATTCATGAAATGGGATCTATCATGTGCTCAGCACCTCATCGGGGACTTTTCATGTGTTATCTGGGATCAGCATCGAAGACGGTTGTATGCTATAAGAGATCAGACTGGCATGAAAGCACTGTTTTATTATCAAACTCAAGACTCTTTCATTTTCGCATCTGAAATAAAAGCTATCGTTGAGCATCCGGATGTTGAGAAATTATTCAACGAAGAACGGATGATTTATCATCTATTAGGGATCAATACAGAGGAAGATGTGGTGGCTGAAACTTTTTTCAAAAACGTTTATCAATTATTCGGTGGCCATTACCTCCTCAAAGACCATAAATCGACTAGCACCTCAAAATATTGGAAATTAGACAGGCAAAAAGAAATACGTTACAAACATTTCGAGGAATATGCTGAACACTTCCAGACAATTTTGGGAGAAGCCATTGCATGCCGAATGGCAACTGATTTTGATGTGGGTATTGCACTAAGTGGGGGGCTCGACTCTTCTTCCGTGGCTGTAATAGCCGCACAACAACTGGCCAAGGAGCAAAAATTACTATATGCAACTTCATCGGTGATGCCCACTGAAGGAGATTTTTTGGAAGATGATGAACGACCTTATATTGAAGCGGTTTTGGATCAAGAGGAGAACATCTTAATCGACTATGTTTTTAATAAGGAACAGTACGAAGCTTATCCGGAATACGAGCAGGCAATAGGCAAAGCATACACACCTAGTTACTGGGCTTATTACATTGATGAAGCTTTTTATCGATCGTTAAAAAGTCAAAATAGTAATGTACGCTTAATGTTAACGGGAGTTCTGGGAGATGCGGTGGTTTCCTATTCCGGGAATGGCCTGGAAGCTCATCTACTGCGCACCGGAGCGTGGGCTGAGCTTTTTCGTTATTATGCAAACCTGAAGAACCATTCGGTTATCAAACACTTCATGCATAAAGCAATAATCCCTCAGGTACCTCTATCTATCAGGCGCAAGATTCGACCCAAAAATTATAATGTCAAACGTCCTGATACCGTTCACCCCTCATGGTTGCAACATACAAAATACAGGGTAAAAACCCATGACTATTATTATTCCGATCCATCTGTCAATATACATGCCAATATCGCAGAAATCATCAACAATCAGTTTTGGCCGACGGTCTTTCCTGATATGGAAACGAGATCCTCTTATCACAATATAACTTATGTCAATCCGCTGATTGATATCCGAGTCATGGAATTTATGATGGCCTTACCTGTTTCACAATTGGCTCCCTATGGTGTGAAAAGAGGATTTATCAGGTATGCTATGGAGGGATTACTACCTGAAAAAATACAATGGCGTCATAGTAAAGGCATCTTTGCTCCGGATTTTAGCAGAAGGTTGGTTAAAAACAAGGCCTTGATCAAGAGTAAATTAGAAAGTTGTCAAAATGAGCTAACGAATCGATTCATCGACTATGAAGTGTTGATTAATTCTCTAAATCAAATGGAGCTTGTTCGCGATTTGTATCAACAAAACAGAGTAGAAAAAAACAATGATTACTCCGTAACTTTAGGCTTCTCGGCTGCAATGTTCATGAAACACTTTTTTGATTAA
- a CDS encoding FG-GAP-like repeat-containing protein — protein sequence MKLSTSKPISINLIFILSVALAFWLGSRYPQLNEKAMMGGDMPVMGISFDIKQEVVEEDPFLLKVFYHTINWIDTNKKGMMFGLLFGAALMTLFNLLQDSIPLNRWYSSFIGLLIGAPLGVCVNCAAPIAKGMRDGGSREETALATMISSPTMNFIVLAMLFSLLPNYMAWVKISTTLLFALFGIPILTKLFPSKPSLSQIGDFQAQGNNSGYQVTFVAQENPSWLTAFGWFLKNYSRAFWYLIKTAVPLMLLAGLLGNILISIVPFEEIIDWVKVDGGSGMRVILIMIGLGLIGAFLPVPMTFDVIIVVILHAAGLPAKYLMVLLFTLGSVSIYSYLITRQTFSKALSLALFLCMVGLGLFNGVVGHFIEKFYIKTYQRDIMKSLLVERHDPVVFQHIPDLKVTEQQNPLSNKQAINFQQITENASYRVESTPYLLNRKGSNDGGNKPFENISALDLGIDLPYSFSAQQIFEPMARGGSIASDDVNLDGWEDLLVVSSFRLNLFLNGGSKTFYPQSLDLPDTLRINNAVLTDLNEDGWVDILFSTYYQGIYAIHNQQGDFFATELIKLIDLPLGVVDAFGIGDLNADNRLDIVLGISAYGGNFRSDAEILSAQNLILMNNGPGGYQTKYLEGTSGETLSVLIADLNQDRLQDVILGNDFYVPDYTYLGGQESDTLQHTQFKHLEAQTRTTMSISIADIDNDLNYELFEVQSGFIRNIKNIETVLAESPGIPDEQLSLMNDILSRKQQIRTAYLKRDFFECDGDDDWDCIYSVILRNAMFLRDSAQDYTGLMALIPEDWWAFHKIFPEVSLHQNNVRVFDEKSEEEHPNTVFEFPVLLQDNGNGIKKDVTEKYEIKDSGWAWNAKFADLDNDQWQDLLIANGFLAIRSFDSNIFYRNLNGEKFEDATEAFQLGNSLPIGAYAYFDYDHDGDLDIFMLPQIGPLLVYENQNLEKNHSIMIELVDGTNPNQYAIGAEVIIKYGRDQQQSRQILKSGGFKSIDPRILHFGLGKIDRVSEVIVNLPSGKTVVLNEEFQSNHRYQIFIKEQN from the coding sequence ATGAAGTTATCGACCAGTAAACCGATCAGCATAAATCTAATATTCATACTTTCTGTTGCACTGGCTTTTTGGCTTGGTTCCAGATATCCACAGCTCAATGAAAAGGCGATGATGGGCGGAGATATGCCCGTCATGGGAATTAGTTTCGATATCAAACAAGAGGTAGTTGAAGAAGATCCTTTTTTATTAAAAGTCTTCTATCACACGATCAATTGGATCGACACCAATAAGAAGGGGATGATGTTTGGTCTTCTATTTGGAGCCGCTTTGATGACGTTATTCAACCTCCTGCAGGATAGCATACCATTAAATAGATGGTATAGCTCGTTTATTGGCTTATTGATAGGGGCGCCATTGGGTGTTTGTGTGAATTGTGCTGCACCAATCGCAAAAGGGATGCGTGATGGAGGTAGCAGAGAAGAGACAGCCCTGGCAACCATGATCTCCTCACCTACCATGAACTTCATTGTATTGGCGATGTTGTTCTCTTTGCTTCCGAATTATATGGCTTGGGTCAAAATAAGTACAACGCTTCTCTTTGCCTTGTTCGGGATTCCAATACTGACGAAGCTCTTCCCAAGTAAACCAAGTCTTTCGCAAATCGGTGATTTTCAGGCCCAGGGGAATAATTCTGGTTATCAGGTAACTTTTGTTGCTCAGGAAAACCCTTCCTGGTTGACCGCATTTGGCTGGTTCTTAAAAAACTACTCCCGGGCATTCTGGTATCTCATTAAAACAGCTGTTCCATTGATGCTCTTAGCTGGTTTGTTAGGAAATATTCTCATCAGTATCGTACCTTTTGAGGAGATCATTGATTGGGTAAAAGTGGATGGAGGCTCTGGTATGCGTGTTATATTGATAATGATTGGCCTTGGGTTAATAGGTGCATTCTTACCCGTTCCAATGACTTTTGATGTAATCATTGTCGTGATTTTACACGCGGCTGGATTGCCGGCCAAGTATCTTATGGTGCTATTATTTACACTCGGAAGTGTTAGCATCTACTCTTACCTCATTACGCGACAGACTTTTTCTAAAGCACTTTCTTTAGCACTTTTCCTGTGTATGGTAGGACTAGGATTGTTCAATGGTGTTGTGGGACACTTCATAGAAAAATTTTACATAAAAACGTATCAGCGAGATATAATGAAGAGTCTACTGGTTGAACGTCATGATCCAGTTGTTTTTCAACATATTCCTGACCTAAAAGTGACAGAACAACAGAATCCATTGTCAAACAAGCAAGCAATAAACTTTCAACAAATAACTGAAAATGCATCTTACCGAGTAGAGAGTACTCCCTATCTATTGAACAGGAAAGGGTCTAATGATGGAGGCAACAAGCCGTTTGAAAATATCTCTGCTTTAGACTTGGGCATAGATTTGCCATATTCCTTTTCTGCTCAGCAAATATTCGAGCCAATGGCAAGAGGAGGGAGTATTGCTTCTGATGATGTGAATCTTGATGGTTGGGAGGACTTGTTGGTGGTTTCATCTTTTCGACTCAATTTGTTTCTAAATGGGGGTAGTAAAACTTTCTATCCCCAATCCCTGGACTTGCCTGATACCTTGCGCATCAATAATGCTGTACTCACAGATTTGAATGAAGACGGGTGGGTAGATATACTTTTCAGCACTTATTATCAAGGGATCTATGCCATTCACAATCAGCAAGGCGATTTTTTTGCAACAGAATTAATCAAGCTTATTGATTTACCTCTTGGTGTTGTTGATGCATTTGGCATCGGAGACCTCAATGCCGACAATAGATTGGACATTGTATTGGGTATTTCTGCATATGGAGGGAATTTTAGGTCAGATGCTGAAATTCTTAGCGCCCAAAACCTGATTTTGATGAATAATGGTCCTGGTGGCTATCAAACCAAATACCTGGAGGGGACATCCGGGGAAACCTTATCTGTGTTGATCGCGGACTTGAATCAGGACCGTTTGCAAGATGTCATACTAGGGAATGATTTTTATGTTCCCGATTATACGTATTTAGGAGGTCAGGAATCAGATACGCTTCAACATACGCAATTCAAGCATTTAGAAGCTCAGACGAGAACTACCATGTCGATCAGTATTGCAGATATCGATAATGACCTTAATTATGAATTGTTTGAGGTCCAGTCCGGATTTATACGAAATATTAAAAACATCGAGACTGTATTGGCCGAATCTCCGGGAATTCCCGACGAACAATTGTCTTTGATGAACGATATTTTGTCGAGGAAACAACAAATACGAACTGCCTACCTTAAGCGTGATTTTTTTGAGTGTGATGGTGACGATGATTGGGATTGTATCTATTCGGTAATACTGAGGAATGCCATGTTTTTAAGAGATAGCGCACAGGATTACACAGGTTTGATGGCGTTGATTCCTGAAGATTGGTGGGCTTTCCATAAGATATTTCCAGAAGTGTCTCTTCATCAAAATAATGTCAGAGTGTTTGACGAAAAATCAGAAGAAGAACATCCCAATACAGTATTTGAATTTCCCGTATTACTTCAGGACAATGGCAATGGAATTAAAAAAGATGTCACAGAAAAGTATGAGATCAAAGACAGTGGGTGGGCATGGAATGCAAAATTTGCGGATCTTGATAATGATCAATGGCAAGATCTATTAATTGCAAATGGATTTCTAGCAATTCGATCCTTCGATAGCAACATCTTCTATAGAAATTTGAATGGCGAAAAATTTGAGGATGCGACTGAAGCTTTTCAATTAGGGAATTCACTGCCTATTGGCGCATATGCTTACTTTGATTATGATCATGATGGAGACCTGGACATATTCATGTTACCGCAAATTGGTCCTTTATTGGTTTATGAAAATCAAAATTTAGAAAAGAACCATTCTATCATGATCGAATTAGTAGACGGAACGAACCCGAACCAATATGCAATTGGGGCAGAGGTCATTATCAAATATGGAAGAGATCAACAACAATCGAGACAGATTCTGAAAAGCGGAGGATTTAAATCCATCGACCCAAGAATCCTGCACTTTGGATTAGGAAAGATTGATCGAGTTTCGGAAGTAATTGTCAATTTGCCTTCAGGTAAGACAGTTGTTTTGAATGAAGAATTTCAGTCTAACCACAGATATCAAATATTCATCAAAGAGCAGAACTAA